From the genome of Vitis riparia cultivar Riparia Gloire de Montpellier isolate 1030 chromosome 2, EGFV_Vit.rip_1.0, whole genome shotgun sequence:
ttttaatattttaattgttcGAAGGATTAGAAAACATGGCTAAAATTTGGTTAAATCTTTCTTACAGAAGTGCTACTTGACGTGAAAAAGGGCTTTTTAATGCTTCCTTGACAAATCTAAAAAAGTTTATGGCAAGTCAGCAAAAACGTTTGTAATGAAATTACTATCCACCGATTCAATCATAATAGCGTAACAAAAAACAGTGAAGGttgaaaaacagaaaaagtAGGAAGGAAGCAGAGGAAGCAAAAAGGAAACAGCTTAGCTTTTTGGGAGTTGGGACGGACAAGCTGTGTGCGTAGGGGTCCAATCTGCAACAGTGCTTGGCGGACGCGGAAGCTTTAGCCTCTTGTTGTGGGAGTGGAACGTAAGCGCTTACGCGTAAGTTCATGTATTTAGTCCCGGCCGGTTGATCCTTCGCTGCATAAAGCAGCCATAGTCAATCATTGCATAACAACTCAGTCCAGCTATCCAccatgtattattatttttattattactattcatTATGCTATAAATAACAAACTGAGGTTGGAGTGTATTGAAGGCCAGATCCTTGTTGCATTAATCGGAACATTTTGGCTCCTTAGGTTGTGTAAGGTGTTGGGATTGAGTCGTATGGGTCCAACATGGTTGGTGCTTAGCACATCCGAAGGGAAGGCCAGAGGCCCAAAACCGTGATccttcaattaatcaattgttTATTTATCCATTTATAAAAGGGTGTCTTCAAGATAATTCGATACTAGGATTAAATTTTATGTCCAATCAACTCCTGATACCATCTGAATATAAagggataaataaaaaatttgtggaTTGAAGAGCCACGACTCTGGGCCTCTGGCATTTCCTTCGAATGTGCTAAGCGCAAGCTATATTGGGCCCATGTGActcaattctaataaaaaattgacGATCAAGTGAAGTAGAATAAgtctataaaaatcaaataataatatgttcaGTCCTATTATGGAtcataataaacaaattaaattaatattgatttatttcattatcaaattgattatgtaaattcacacataaaaattttaacataagTACCTACATCCATTACGTAGATATTGTCCGTGGGTTAAAGGTCACTCTTCGAATTAGGATATTATGCCTTGTGAGGGTCAATTCAATGCAATCTCACAAGTGCAGTGAGATAAATGCAACCTCTAGGAGGACAGATGATTGACAGAAACTCTTAGAAGTCACCTTCATGAATCATGGGCAGGTAACGAGGTGAGTCTGTCCCCTCCTCCATGCGTTGAAAAGGAGTGGTACCACAGTCGATAAACATCCTCCTCTTCAGAAAGTGACGGGCAATTACTTGACATTATCCACATGCGGGCGTACATAATGAGGGTAGGCACACCATGCCAAGTGCGACTTCCAATCTAGCACAAGGCATGCATGCATCAACGCAAAGCACACATCTCGAGACACCTAGAATAGTACAATTGAAAATGAACTGGGGCTCAACAAGATACCcggaattttcattttcaaattaatttttaggttCAGAAAGTCATGTTTAATTGGGCTGAGGCAAATTGAGCCGCCCATGTGAAGAATAGACGATTTTAAGGCCCAAAATCAATGCCATGCTTAGAAGATGGGCTTTATTGCACCAACAACATTTTTGTGGGCTAAAAATGTCACTTGGATACTGACTGGCCCTGATGGGCCAATAAAGCCTTTTATGTTCAAATCCATAAGAATAACCTTGGGAAAAGTGCGTTTCTAtactcatgaaaaaaaaaaaatcataaaatagaaactcaagtttataaaatataaattttaagcagttatttaaaattaattagcatttcatttttttttatcaaaaatattatatttgaccGTTTAggtactattttttaataatacatatattattttttattatcttaaggATTACATTTGATTGGTGAGTGAATAAaacttaaattgtttttaaaatatttattttataattatttttatatgagtgtgtgaaaacacatttttttcaaTAACATTTCAAATTTGCTAGATGAGTtcgaaattttattttaaaaaaaaacatcaatattttttacattcttTAATATTTCCATATCCATATATTTcccttttataataaattataataaccTATATataccttaaataaataaaaggttaattatgtctaattttagattacattttatatatttatttttaaaaataattttttgttaatctaataaattatttatttttaattattaattattcaaatcTTAAAACATCGATATCTCCTtactaatgtttttattatttgttttaaatttttagaaagataatatattcaaaataactaaatataaaagaaattgcTAATCTTTTGTTTCCAAACTATTTCTATGAATTATAAtttaacatttctaattttatttttttatttatttattttaacataacTGTCATACAAATTTATAATCTAATACATTAGGCCAATTTATTTCAATCagtatttaaattattgaaaataatataatacttCTTATTATTAGATAAAATAGAAACCATTCTGGTTTTCCCCTTAACAAAATCTTATTACAGGAGACACTATTTCAAATTGATtcttaaggttatgtttagttccaaAAAGTTGGTGGGGGAAATGcgaggaaaaaaaagagagaaaaaaagtaaaaagtaaaaagaaaaaaaatttaaagttaataaattatttttatatgcacCGCTTCAAACTTTTTTGGCATGTTTAAATCTTTTATATCaagactaaataattttaaaatatacaaaagttttaataattttgattatattcaattttattttttttacatttgtttattataataaaaccaaatatgaaaaaattattatttttagaattttttttctttccctaccacttttcaagaaccaaatatagtctaAAACATTACTTcaaattgatttcattttttgggTTCCAACTTCAAGGCTACGTTTGGTTCcagaaaatttaaggaaaaaaaatataaagatgaattctatgtttgattccaaaaaatttgagagaaaaaaaaaatgattttctcatatttagttttattataaaaaatatagagaaaaattaaatatgatttaaaataatttaaaatttacatattttaaaatcatttaatcttattataattgagataaataagtaaaatgagttttaaaaaaatatataaaaatattttattaaatttaaaggctacattttacttttcttctaatttttctttttattatttttttttttgcatttttccttaaatttttccACAACCATACATAGCcgaaaagttaaaaaagaaaaaaaaaagtgaataaaaaaatatttaaacttaataaattatttttatatattcctTTAAACTCGTTTTACTTCTTTTattctattatataaatattaaataatttaaagtatataaaattttgataaattttaattatattttttttatatttttcataataaaactaaaggcaagaaaaaccatttttctcgggactatattataataataggaaaatgGTATGTGGTTTACAAATCCTCATGGAAAATGGGATTCCTAGTCAAGTGGTGATTAAATTAATGAAGATCCTCCACTAAATCAGatcatcaattttaaatttccatttttttttgtctgcATTAGGGATGGCACCACCACTGAGATCAAATCGGTATTACAAAATTGAGAATACAAATcctaataaaatgatgataataataataataataataataattccaaaCTTAGGATTCTCAAATCTCCGAGTACGGTCACCtctgaaaaatatttttttttttatgtctgtGGAGTGTTATATATCATTTAGGATtcttaaaataagtgaaatgactTTTTagtaacatatatatatttaatttattgatttaatttttttaaaattttttctttcctaccgccttttattttatttcgttatatttggttcttaaaaaatttgaaggaaaatataatataagaaaaaaatgtaagaaaagaaaaaaatgaaaaaaaataaaaaaaattgattaaatggtgataaattatttttatttgttatttcaaatttattttatttatttttactcataGTTATAAAAgttagataatttaaaaatgcatagatttttaactaattttaattatatttaactttctttgatattttttataggacaaccaaatataaaaaaaatcatttttttctttacatttttttttcttccattaatatttttcgtaaactaaacataaccttaaagttTAATAAACGTAACCTAAggataataattttcttatgtttggttttactttaaaaaattaaaagataaattatttatttatttttttttcagttacttaatatttaagtagaagaattaaaataaatgaaataaatctaAAGCAAcctgtaaaaataatttattgattttaactatattttttattttcctttcatttttctttgcttctactttttcccttctttccatcttgtattttcttaaatttttaagaaccaaacatagagtcaaactatatttggttctcataaaatttgagaaagatgtttgaaaaataatatagataaaaaaaaaagtaaataaaaaaataaaagaaaataaaaaataggctTAAAGttaaactatgtttggttccataaaatattagagagaaaaaatattaaggaaaatgattttttattttattttaaattaatttaaaatttatatattttaatgttatttaatcttgttataatagaaagaaataagtaagagtttgaagaaacgtataaaaataatttattaaatttaaatttatttatttattttattattatttttttctttttactatttttcttcaaatttttccaGAATTaaacatatcaaaatttttcTCTATTCACTTTTCCCTGATGGAGTTTGAACCATTACTAATacccaaaaaatttaaaggaaaataccagataaaacaaatataaaaaaataatggaaaagacaaaataaaaaaaattaaatttaataaattatttatatatttttaaaaaaaactcattttcatttattttttattaaataatttaaaaatatataattttttttaaaaaataaaacatgaaaacacCCCATATAAACTCAATGTCCGAGGTAAGTCCACAACAAATACCGGAGTATGAAAGATGGGTCACATCCAAAAAGGCGGTGGGGATGCCAAACACCACTCACCCCTGAAGAGTGGAGACAAGAACAAAGTACCCAATCACCTGTAAAATCACCTTATCATTACTGTAGGAGTCGAATGGTTTTTGTCCTTGGCTATTTTCgtcctaaaatcatttttaaaaatctaaaaaattattttttcaaaaatgggtGATTCCTCattcctccaaaaaaaaaaaaatttaaataaaattaattaattaaaagatatgaaataatttttaaatttataaataaaaaaacatcgGAAAAGAGCATAGGGCATTTGAAAGAGTCACGATCATGATCCATGCCAGCGCCACTCTCCTGCTTGAAGAGTGAAGACAGAATCAAGAAATCGTGGAGGGCAGCCCCTCATCGCTGATACCCAATCGAATCAAACCGATTGTTACCAGGAACaccattatcattttttaaaggaGGCGTGAGGGCAAGATCAAACTTTTGGGGTCCAAAAGATAGTAAAAACTTAAAAAGCAGCATTCCAATTTCCAGACCACCTCAATCATGGTGTCTGATGTTGGAATCAACTAAATAAATCATGGCTCCCATCCACTCTCCACTACATCCCAGACCCTACCACATTCCTATCAATTCAtggtataaattttatttttcacagaagaagaagcagagagAGGGTGAGATTTTACGCTAATGGCGCCCAAGTTTCTGTCCTCTACTCGAAATGAGAGGTCCGGAAAGGGCGTGCCGGAGAAGGAGGAGAATGCGGAAGGATCGCAGGCCAAGGCGATGTATTCGGTGACCGGAATGACGTGCTCCGCCTGCTCCGGACAGGTGGAGAGGGCCCTCAGGCAGCTGCCGGGGATCCAAGACGCGGTCGTTGATGCTCTCAGTAATAGGGCTCAGGTCACGTTTTATCCGGCTTTGATTAACGTAAGTGTTTTTTAGATTTTAGGTTTTACTTGGGTGTGTTTGGTTTGATGGAAAACGTGAGAGGGGGAGTTTTTTCTCGAGAGAAACTACCCCTACCGAGATTTCGAAACCGACAAAATAAGAAGCATCCACTTAAAATGGCAAGAAAAGTGATCGAATTTTGTATTCAACACTTTGATTTAGTTAGTGGGCGTGGAATCTAATCTTCTAAAATGATTTGTGTCTTTTGGGCAAAGAATCATCAGGTTTGTAATTAATTCTATACTTTTGGAAAAAGCTCAAGCTTCatttcgatttttatttttatttttatttttttataggaaagcaaaaattttaaaatatgtacattttaaaaatttttttttttctttggctgGACTTTTCTTTGATATATCATGATGTGGTAATGAGAGGACAAAAATGTGCAAATACAAAGCGTTATTggttttaatttgatatatcacttaaatattaatatttattcagttgtaaaaaagaattttaaaaaaggaagtttcattttttattctaatttaaaatatattaaaaagaaattttttttgttaattgaattttcttggaaaaaaaatgaaaaagtaaaaatcattttttttttctttttagttcttactcaaattaaaaagatatttttatgctaatatttatttatttttatttcattaattagactaaaaaaataaaataaaattgatagaaacacaaaaaaaaaaaaaaactaaaaaggtgttaatttttctcatttaataagaaatttataaatatcaaaaaactttttttttaaaaaatatataatttaaaaatagagataaaatgaaaatttttcactaaaaactcaatataaaaagtaatagtTTTTACATTAATTTCTCTTAACTAAATAATTGCTTAAAAGATTATAGAAGAATGATATTTCGCTCCACAACCCATGAGTTTTACTTAAATTGTTCTTGGGATATTTgactatttaattaaaaaaaaattctacattTCACCTTtgctttttataatttttttctcatttcttttattctatttattattattattatttactatttataattttaatattaaaataattattatttgtattgtttttaatactaaataattatttacaataatacttatatataatatgttaaaaatacaaaataaattattataataataataaatagaaaagtaaaaaaatggtaataagaaaaaaaaaaaggaatagtaTTTTAGTCTTTTTACTCATGAACTCTCTCTCCAAAGTAAAAATATTGTCTCTCTCTAGTGTCCATTCATTtaagtatgaaaatattaaaataaaaattatttttcatcatgaATTGGATGATAAAAATtacctataaaaataaaagtaaaaggaatATAATGAAATGATTTAGAAAAAGATTAATGTCTCTTATTTGTAAATCACATATttaggaattttaaaatttccacaAACCAAGATTTACACAAAACTAATAtatcaattattttctaaataatttctttatatttttttaatcattctattgttttacttaaattaatgaataaaaaaagattgaattCTATTTCAGAAACAGGGTTCATCTCCACTGCCATGTTGCCTTCCTTCTAAACGAGTACATGACATGAATGCAGAAAATTTTCTTGCTGTTCATTCTTATCTGACTTTTTGTAGGAGGAGACAATCCGTGAGACCATTGAAGATGTGGGTTATCAGGCCACATTGATTCAAGATCATCAGACAAATGCCAAATCCACTCAAATGTGTCGAATTCGGATAAATGGAATTTGCACTTCTTGCTCCACGGCTGTTGAATCTGCTCTCCAAGCTCTGCGTGGTGTGCTAATGGCCCAAGTTGCATCAGCAGATGAGGAAGCACAAGTGCATTATGATCCAAAGATGGTAAGCTACAAAGAGCTTTTGGAAGCAATAGAAGATACTGGGTCTGTAGCTATACTTATTACTACTGGCTACATGAGCAAGCTTCAGCTTAAAGTTGATGGAGTTTGCACTGATCATTCAATGAGATTGATTGAGAATTCTCTTCGATCACTTCCAGGGGTTCAAGACATTGTCATTGATCCCACACTCAATAAATTTTCTGTTTCCTACAAACCAGATGTGACAGGGCCTAGAAACTTCATCCAAGTGATTGAGTCTACTGGATCTGGGCGTTACAAGGCAATGATATTCCCTGAAGGAGGAAGAGAAGTTCATGAAAAGGAGATTGAGCGAAATTATAGATCATTTCTATGGAGTTTGGTCTTTGCAATTCCAGTATTCTTAACCTCCATGGTCTTTATGTATGTCCCTGGCCTCAAGCATGGATTAGATAGCAACGTGGTGAATATGCTGAGTGTTGGAGAGATTTTGAGGTGGGCATTATCCACCCCAGTACAGTTTGTTATCGGGAGGCGATTCTACACTGGCTCCTACAAAGCATTGCGCCGTGGGTCTGCTAATATGGATGTTTTGATTGCCTTGGGAACAAATGCTGCCTATTTTTATTCAGTCTATTCAGTGTTGAGAGCTGCTGCTTCTAAAGATTTCAAGTCCACAGACTTCTTTGAGACCAGCTCCAtgcttatttcatttattcttcTTGGGAAGTATTTGGAGATTTCAGCCAAGGGAAAGACATCTGATGCCATTGCCAAGCTTATGGACCTGGCACCTGAGGCTGCAATTCTGTTGACACTGGACTGTGAAGGAAACGTGATAACTGAAGAAGAAATCGATAGTCGGTTGATACAAAAGAATGATGTGATTAAAATTCTTCCTGGTGCAAAAGTAGCTTCGGATGGTTTTGTTATTTGGGGGCAAAGCCATGTCAATGAGAGCATGATCACAGGGGAAGCCAGGCCTGTGGCAAAGAGGAAGGGTGACACAGTCATTGGAGGCACTGTGAATGAGGATGGTGTGCTACATGTTGAGGCGACACAGGTTGGATCAGAAAGTGCTCTGTCACAGATTGTTCAGCTTGTTGAGTCAGCCCAGATGGCTAAAGCTCCTGTGCAGAAATTTGCAGACCGCATCTCTAAATACTTTGTTCCTTTGGTGAACATCTAAATGCCTTCTAGTCTCCTTTGTTTACTTCATGTATTCTAAATAGAGAGATGATTTGGTTTCAGGCCTTTGCTAACAACTGCCTATCTTGTGCAGGTTATTATCCTTTCATTTTCCACTTGGCTTTCCTGGTTTTTAGCAGGAAAATTTCATAGGTATCCAAAATCTTGGATACCTTCTTCCATGGATAGCTTTGAGCTTGCACTCCAATTTGGAATCTCTGTCATGGTCATAGCGTGCCCATGTGCTCTGGGCCTTGCAACTCCTACTGCTGTTATGGTTGGTACTGGTGTTGGAGCTTCTCAGGGTGTCCTCATCAAAGGCGGCCAAGCATTAGAAAGTGCACATAAGGTCAGTATGTGGTATTCATCTTGCCCTTCTCTACTTTCTAAAGAAAAGCAATCCTAGGGGAATTAAGATTCTCGAACTCAAAAAGTCCATACTTAACCACATTAATTATTCATTCAAATCAAATTGAATTCTGAATTAATTTAGTCCAAAATTGTCACAGAAGTGCCAGTTCTATCAGAATATTCAAACAGCAAGCACCAGTGTCTTGCCTTTTTAGGACCTTTGAACACAATCTTGAAGTTGATTATATTTTGTAGGTGAATTGCATTGTGTTTGACAAGACAGGGACCCTCACAGTTGGGAAGCCGGTAGTTGTTAACACAAGGCTCTTGAAAAATATGGCACTCCAAGAATTCTATGAACTTGTTGCAGCCACTGAGGTAGGCCTTTCTCCAAAGACTATTATCTATTCTAAAGAACATTTTTGTAAGGCTTGGCCCTGTAATATCACTGGCCTTCAAAGTAGTTTTGATAGATAATAGAAACTTGGATTCACCTCAGAATTTGCTTCTTGTTAAACTTTCTGGAAACCCAAAAATATTACAGTCCATTCAAGAAGTAAGCTTTTGAACCATGCTTTTGCAAATCGCCCACGAAGAATGAATAATGTATGTACTCTGGATGTGTGCCAGGTGAACAGTGAGCACCCACTAGCCAAGGCCATTGTAGAATATGCTAAGAAATTCAGAGAAGATGAAGAGAATCCCACCTGGCCAGAAGCCAAAGATTTCGTTTCCATTACTGGGCATGGTGTAAAAGCCATTGTTCGCAACAAAGAGATCATAGTGGGCAACAAGAGTTTAATGTTAGACCAGAACATTGCCATTCCATCTGAAGCTGAAGACATGCTGGCAGAAACAGAAGCAATGGCTCAAACTGGGATTCTGATATCCATTGATGGGGAGCTGGCAGGAGTTCTAGCCATATCTGATCCATTGAAGCCTGGTGCTCGTGACGTCATATCTATTCTCAAGTCCATGAAAGTGAAGAGTATAATAGTGACAGGTGACAATTGGGGAACTGCAAATTCCATAGCAAAGGAGGTTGGAATTGAAACTGTCATTGCTGAAGCCAAACCTGAGCAGAAAGCAGAAAAAGTGAAGGATTTACAGGTATGAATGCGGGCATCAGTTTCAGGACATCTGACTTATATATGATTATGATCTCACTGCTATTATCCATGGCTTCATTCCACTGCAGGCTTCAGGCAACATCGTCGCAATGGTTGGAGACGGCATTAATGATTCACCAGCTCTTGCAGCTGCAGATGTTGGTATGGCAATTGGTGCAGGCACAGACATCGCCATTGAAGCAGCAGACATTGTTCTCATGAGAAGCAACTTGGAAGATGTGATAACTGCCATTGATCTTTCCAGAAAAACATTTTCCCGTATCCGCCTGAACTACATATGGGCACTAGGGTATAATCTCCTAGGCATACCAATTGCGGCCGGAGCTCTTTTCCCATCTATTGGATTGCGTTTACCACCATGGATTGCAGGAGCTGCCATGGCAGCCTCTTCAGTCAGTGTTGTTTGCTGCTCACTTCTGTTGAAGAACTATAGAAGACCCAAGAAGCTGGATGGGCTTGAGATGCAGGGAGTGACAGTAGAGTGATTGATTGATTCTAGTGGTGTTGATTCAGCTTCTTGTATATAATGTAGCAATGGCCTTTGCCTAGGAATAACATCTTAGTGGATGATATATAGATTAGATTATTAGAATAAGGTCATCACAGACTGAGCTTAAGCTTCTGTGTTAGGTCCAAACTCCAATTTAGTTCAGAAACGCTAGGGTTAATGGTATATTATTGTTCAACTGATCATTTTGATAATCCAAAGGAAGTTGTCTTCTCTACAACTAATAGGAAGAgagaagtaaaaagaaaaaaaaatagaaaaaaaaacaaaactttggATAAGGCAAAAAGTCTCATTGAAATTggactttatttaaaaaaaaaatcatgaatctACATTTAAATACATAATTAAATTGTAACATACTCTACTAGCCCATTAACAATAACCCACTAACACTTAGAAAAAGTGATTCCTAAAACATAAGCTAACACCAACCCACTAATACACGTAGTGATCGAGTGCTTCCTAATAGCACATTCCACAATCTTATTTGGCTCAAACTCGAATTACAACCAACTAATAAAATATCAGTATTAATTACAATACTCCCCCTTAATGCTGAAAGTTTGCAACTCCCAATATATTCTGAAATACtagggttatgtttggttccaagaaaatactaaggaaagaaaaaaaaaaatcaaggaaaatgatattttcatatttgattgttctatgtaaaatattaaagaaaatcaagtataattaaaactggttaaaaacttatgtatttttaagttattaatttttacttcaatgagttaaaacaagtaaaatggGTTTAaagtatcaaataaaaataatttattaacttttaatttatttttcatattccttcactttttctttctttctacttttcatctgtattttctttcatttacattttccatcaaatttttcaggaaccaaacatagcctagaACTTCTCTAAAGGCAGAGATTTTGTAAATGTAATCACAAATTGTTTATTGGTGTTGCAATATATCATCTTGATGGTTCCTTTAGATTCCAACTATTGAATAAAATGATGACATATCTCTATGTTTTGCGCGCCCATGAAACACAAAATTCTTTCTTATGGAAATTGTGGATTGATTATCACAATGGATAATTGTGGAGG
Proteins encoded in this window:
- the LOC117928469 gene encoding probable copper-transporting ATPase HMA5, giving the protein MAPKFLSSTRNERSGKGVPEKEENAEGSQAKAMYSVTGMTCSACSGQVERALRQLPGIQDAVVDALSNRAQVTFYPALINEETIRETIEDVGYQATLIQDHQTNAKSTQMCRIRINGICTSCSTAVESALQALRGVLMAQVASADEEAQVHYDPKMVSYKELLEAIEDTGSVAILITTGYMSKLQLKVDGVCTDHSMRLIENSLRSLPGVQDIVIDPTLNKFSVSYKPDVTGPRNFIQVIESTGSGRYKAMIFPEGGREVHEKEIERNYRSFLWSLVFAIPVFLTSMVFMYVPGLKHGLDSNVVNMLSVGEILRWALSTPVQFVIGRRFYTGSYKALRRGSANMDVLIALGTNAAYFYSVYSVLRAAASKDFKSTDFFETSSMLISFILLGKYLEISAKGKTSDAIAKLMDLAPEAAILLTLDCEGNVITEEEIDSRLIQKNDVIKILPGAKVASDGFVIWGQSHVNESMITGEARPVAKRKGDTVIGGTVNEDGVLHVEATQVGSESALSQIVQLVESAQMAKAPVQKFADRISKYFVPLVIILSFSTWLSWFLAGKFHRYPKSWIPSSMDSFELALQFGISVMVIACPCALGLATPTAVMVGTGVGASQGVLIKGGQALESAHKVNCIVFDKTGTLTVGKPVVVNTRLLKNMALQEFYELVAATEVNSEHPLAKAIVEYAKKFREDEENPTWPEAKDFVSITGHGVKAIVRNKEIIVGNKSLMLDQNIAIPSEAEDMLAETEAMAQTGILISIDGELAGVLAISDPLKPGARDVISILKSMKVKSIIVTGDNWGTANSIAKEVGIETVIAEAKPEQKAEKVKDLQASGNIVAMVGDGINDSPALAAADVGMAIGAGTDIAIEAADIVLMRSNLEDVITAIDLSRKTFSRIRLNYIWALGYNLLGIPIAAGALFPSIGLRLPPWIAGAAMAASSVSVVCCSLLLKNYRRPKKLDGLEMQGVTVE